One genomic segment of Natrialbaceae archaeon AArc-T1-2 includes these proteins:
- a CDS encoding M24 family metallopeptidase gives MTDRRTHLQETIETTLTDRDAGAFVHVGPAANPSVRYCLESDASETDSSSALSGVGRHAVAVTADDGLEHVSADENGVGTAHPTQELATRLSDRGISGPVLTPRTIPHDAACYLEQAGFELASSDALERARAVKTPAERQAIERVQAAASEGVRAVASSLADASVVDDHGHDRLAVDGTVLTPQRLRRTADEAVVAAGAYPAGTTVVDAGGRAADEEVRPGEAITVALAPRGPDGYRGGLARTVVVDGDGGRERRAHVAVTGALKSARAMLAGGETSVPAIRGDLEAEVMAFGFDDGIETTVHGVGLEPHERPGRDETVQTGAVVRLEAAVTDLEGGAVRIADLVVVDGAETRPLAAPSRSLAPDALVESAADVASKY, from the coding sequence GTGACCGATCGGCGGACGCATCTCCAGGAAACGATCGAGACGACGCTCACAGATCGTGACGCAGGCGCGTTCGTACACGTCGGTCCGGCAGCCAATCCGTCGGTTCGGTACTGCCTCGAGAGTGACGCAAGCGAGACGGACAGCTCGAGCGCGCTCTCCGGCGTCGGCCGCCACGCCGTCGCCGTCACCGCAGACGACGGACTCGAGCACGTCAGTGCGGACGAGAACGGAGTCGGAACCGCCCACCCCACCCAGGAACTCGCCACCCGGCTGTCTGACCGCGGGATCTCCGGACCGGTTCTCACGCCCCGGACGATTCCCCACGACGCCGCGTGCTACCTCGAGCAGGCAGGGTTCGAACTCGCCTCGAGCGACGCTCTCGAGCGAGCGCGTGCGGTCAAGACGCCCGCGGAGCGGCAGGCCATCGAACGGGTTCAGGCCGCCGCAAGCGAAGGCGTTCGAGCGGTCGCGTCGTCGCTTGCCGATGCGTCGGTCGTCGACGATCACGGCCACGACCGTCTCGCGGTCGACGGAACGGTACTGACCCCACAGCGACTGCGCCGGACGGCCGACGAGGCCGTCGTCGCCGCCGGCGCCTACCCCGCGGGAACCACCGTCGTCGACGCGGGCGGCCGGGCGGCCGACGAGGAAGTTCGTCCCGGCGAGGCGATCACGGTCGCACTCGCTCCCCGCGGTCCCGACGGCTACCGCGGCGGACTCGCTCGCACGGTCGTCGTCGACGGCGACGGCGGACGGGAGCGACGCGCCCACGTCGCCGTCACGGGCGCACTGAAATCGGCCCGTGCGATGCTCGCCGGTGGCGAGACGTCGGTTCCGGCCATCAGAGGCGACCTCGAGGCGGAGGTCATGGCCTTCGGTTTCGACGACGGTATCGAGACGACGGTCCACGGCGTCGGCCTCGAGCCCCACGAACGGCCCGGCCGTGACGAGACCGTCCAGACGGGCGCGGTGGTCCGACTCGAGGCGGCGGTGACCGACCTCGAGGGCGGAGCCGTCAGGATCGCGGATCTGGTCGTCGTCGACGGAGCCGAGACGCGTCCGCTTGCCGCGCCGTCACGGTCGCTCGCGCCGGACGCACTCGTCGAGTCGGCGGCTGACGTCGCTTCGAAATACTAG
- the ubaA gene encoding SAMP-activating enzyme E1, which translates to MSDLRLDATQLDRYSRHVIMDEVGPEGQKRLLEGSVLVVGAGGLGSPAIQYLAAAGVGRLGIVDDDDVERSNLQRQIVHGDDDVGRPKVDSAADFVAALNPDVDVDRHETRLTADNVGDLVDDYDLVLDASDNFATRYLLNDYCTLSGVPLSHGAIYRFEGQVTTFTNDGDGPCYRCIFPEAPEPGTVPDCATTGVLGVLPGTVGCIQATEAVKYILGDGELLEGRLLMYDAMNMSFETVEVRQNPACPVCGDEPAIESVRDAEYEGTCTLSAD; encoded by the coding sequence ATGAGCGATCTCCGTCTCGACGCGACACAGCTCGATCGGTACTCGAGACACGTCATCATGGACGAGGTCGGTCCCGAGGGACAGAAGCGGCTGCTCGAGGGATCGGTACTCGTCGTCGGTGCCGGTGGGCTCGGCTCGCCGGCGATCCAGTATCTCGCTGCGGCCGGCGTCGGCCGGCTCGGTATCGTCGACGACGACGACGTCGAACGATCGAACCTCCAGCGCCAGATCGTCCACGGCGACGACGACGTCGGCCGTCCGAAAGTCGACAGCGCCGCCGACTTCGTCGCCGCGTTGAACCCCGACGTCGACGTCGACCGCCACGAGACGCGACTCACCGCCGACAACGTGGGCGACCTCGTCGACGACTACGACCTTGTCCTCGACGCCAGCGACAACTTCGCGACCCGGTACCTGCTCAACGACTACTGTACGCTCTCCGGTGTCCCGCTCTCACACGGCGCGATCTACCGGTTCGAGGGACAGGTTACGACGTTCACGAACGACGGCGACGGCCCGTGTTATCGCTGTATCTTCCCTGAAGCGCCCGAGCCCGGCACCGTCCCGGACTGTGCGACGACGGGCGTCCTCGGCGTCTTACCCGGCACCGTCGGCTGTATCCAGGCGACGGAGGCTGTCAAGTACATACTCGGCGACGGCGAGTTGCTCGAGGGACGGCTGTTGATGTACGATGCGATGAACATGAGCTTCGAGACCGTCGAGGTGCGACAGAACCCGGCCTGTCCGGTCTGTGGCGACGAGCCTGCTATCGAGTCGGTCCGGGACGCGGAGTACGAAGGAACCTGTACACTCTCGGCGGACTGA
- a CDS encoding FAD-binding protein, with the protein MVQYAERATDVAIIGAGGAGLFAAMYADDNTPDDLDVTVVVKKLAGKSGCTRMVQGGYNAVLHPDDSIEDHYVDTIEGGKWINDQELAWTLVENAPKVIRKLENDLGVFFDRDEDGNIHQKPFAGQSFDRTVHKGDLTGIEIMTKIRDELLTRDVTFLEETRAVDLLTRDGEVVGVVVLDMRSGEFEVITAKAVVLATGAGATMYRISTPALEKSADGQAMAYRRDAPLQDMEMMQFHPTGLLAGDTKLTGGVIEEGIRGEGAHLYNAEDERFMEKYAPEEMERATRDIVSRASYQEIIDGRGTERGGVLLDATHLGTEFVEETFPGMTERTRNVGQDLSTQRVEVSPTSHYHMGGVTIDSDCGTELPGLFVAGEDAGGAHGANRLGGNGVVDSTVLGKQAGEAVADYVEDRPRPSYDSEQVERVIERVTAPLDREDGADVYDLRDELEDVMWEHVGVVRTGEKLDTGIERICGIRDALDDVAVSGTRRYNLEWNEYMDLENLSLIAETVARSARYRTESRGAHYRDDYPERDDDEWIANVYVRRTDDGMELWKENAAFSRTHPNDVEDALVTVSDADDRRAKSD; encoded by the coding sequence GTGCCGGAGGTGCAGGGCTGTTCGCGGCGATGTATGCCGACGATAACACCCCCGATGATCTCGACGTGACCGTCGTCGTCAAGAAACTCGCCGGGAAAAGCGGCTGCACCCGCATGGTGCAGGGAGGGTACAACGCAGTACTCCATCCAGACGACTCGATCGAGGACCACTACGTAGACACCATCGAGGGCGGAAAGTGGATCAACGACCAGGAGCTAGCGTGGACGCTGGTCGAGAACGCGCCGAAGGTCATTCGGAAACTGGAAAACGATCTCGGGGTCTTCTTCGACCGAGACGAGGACGGTAACATCCATCAAAAGCCGTTCGCGGGACAGTCGTTCGACCGGACGGTCCACAAGGGCGATCTGACCGGGATCGAGATCATGACGAAGATCCGTGACGAGCTGTTGACCCGCGACGTGACGTTCCTCGAGGAGACCCGGGCCGTCGACCTCCTGACTCGAGACGGTGAGGTCGTCGGCGTCGTCGTGTTGGACATGCGCTCCGGCGAGTTCGAGGTGATTACCGCCAAGGCCGTCGTCCTCGCTACCGGTGCCGGCGCGACGATGTACCGTATCTCGACGCCAGCTCTCGAGAAGTCTGCGGACGGACAGGCGATGGCGTACCGTCGAGACGCTCCGCTGCAGGACATGGAGATGATGCAGTTTCACCCGACTGGGTTGCTGGCGGGAGATACGAAACTCACGGGTGGCGTCATCGAAGAGGGAATCCGTGGGGAAGGAGCACATCTCTACAACGCCGAAGACGAGCGGTTCATGGAAAAGTACGCGCCCGAGGAGATGGAACGGGCGACGCGAGATATCGTTTCCCGGGCGAGCTACCAGGAGATCATCGACGGTCGAGGAACGGAACGCGGCGGTGTGTTACTCGATGCGACCCACCTCGGAACCGAGTTCGTCGAGGAGACGTTCCCCGGAATGACGGAGCGAACGCGAAACGTCGGACAGGATCTCTCGACCCAGCGAGTCGAGGTATCGCCGACGTCTCACTATCACATGGGAGGCGTCACCATCGACTCCGACTGTGGGACGGAACTGCCGGGACTGTTCGTCGCTGGGGAAGACGCTGGCGGTGCCCACGGGGCGAACAGACTGGGCGGAAACGGCGTCGTCGACTCGACGGTACTCGGCAAGCAAGCCGGGGAGGCCGTCGCGGACTACGTCGAGGACCGACCGCGCCCGTCGTACGACTCAGAACAAGTAGAACGCGTGATCGAACGGGTCACAGCGCCTCTCGACCGGGAGGACGGAGCCGACGTATACGACCTCCGTGACGAACTCGAGGACGTGATGTGGGAGCACGTCGGCGTCGTCCGAACCGGGGAGAAACTCGACACGGGAATCGAACGTATTTGCGGGATTCGCGACGCACTCGACGACGTCGCGGTGTCGGGGACCCGCAGGTACAACCTGGAGTGGAACGAGTACATGGACCTCGAGAACCTCTCGCTGATCGCGGAGACGGTCGCACGAAGTGCCCGCTACCGGACGGAGAGCCGGGGGGCACACTACCGCGACGACTACCCCGAGCGCGACGACGACGAGTGGATCGCCAACGTCTACGTCAGGCGCACCGACGACGGAATGGAGCTTTGGAAGGAAAACGCCGCGTTCAGTCGGACGCACCCGAACGACGTCGAGGACGCCCTCGTGACCGTGTCGGACGCTGACGACAGACGGGCAAAGAGTGACTGA
- a CDS encoding succinate dehydrogenase/fumarate reductase iron-sulfur subunit — translation MTEQEFTVHRYDPETDDEAQFESYDVPITESTSVLDGLFYIQETLNENLSMRFSCRQGVCGSCCMEINGKARLACQTPVTDLADQDVTVRPMYNLPVIKDLVVDMDPFFESFEEIDPSFEADGRDEDSETAVIPPDSREREVIDPRTDCVGCGACYSSCSVAGETYLGPAAINKAVTLLKDSRETKTDERLARLSETDGVWGCHVQGECSDVCPKDIPVSEGIQLLKRDAVKRGIKARLFSSD, via the coding sequence ATGACCGAACAAGAATTCACCGTTCATCGCTACGATCCGGAGACCGACGATGAGGCACAGTTCGAATCCTACGATGTCCCGATCACCGAATCGACGTCGGTACTCGACGGGCTGTTCTACATCCAGGAAACGCTCAACGAGAACCTCTCGATGCGGTTTTCCTGTCGGCAGGGTGTCTGTGGGAGCTGCTGTATGGAGATAAATGGAAAGGCGCGGCTCGCCTGTCAGACGCCAGTCACCGATCTCGCTGACCAGGACGTCACCGTCCGACCCATGTACAACTTACCAGTCATCAAGGATCTCGTCGTCGACATGGATCCGTTTTTCGAGAGCTTCGAGGAGATCGATCCATCCTTCGAAGCCGACGGGAGAGACGAGGACAGCGAAACCGCAGTGATACCCCCCGATTCTCGAGAACGAGAAGTCATCGATCCTCGAACGGACTGTGTCGGGTGTGGTGCGTGTTACTCGAGTTGTAGCGTTGCGGGCGAGACGTATCTCGGCCCAGCCGCCATAAACAAGGCCGTAACGCTTCTGAAGGACTCGCGGGAGACGAAAACTGACGAACGTCTCGCTCGGCTCTCCGAGACCGATGGCGTCTGGGGCTGTCACGTCCAGGGCGAGTGTAGTGACGTGTGTCCCAAGGATATCCCCGTCTCGGAGGGTATCCAACTGCTCAAACGGGACGCCGTCAAACGTGGAATCAAAGCACGTCTCTTTTCCTCGGACTGA
- a CDS encoding IclR family transcriptional regulator: MPENNARGRAVKSDERLFDIVEFIREQDGAGVTEIASEVGLAKSTVHGHLTSLRRRGYVVKTDDGYRLGLEFLNHGKYVQTSYSLYTIGQQKVKQLAAKTDERAWCVVEENGLGYYLTGAEGDHPVHPPARIGQRVHLHPLASGKAILAHLPESRVDEIVDQHGLPEITSNTITDEDELFAELERTRERGYAVNNMESLSGLYAIGAPVVDETGVVRGALSISGPKNRLKAENKQHRFVDLLLGATNELEINIRNHRSM; encoded by the coding sequence ATGCCAGAAAACAACGCGCGGGGGCGTGCAGTGAAGTCCGACGAGCGGTTGTTCGACATAGTCGAATTTATCAGGGAGCAGGATGGTGCAGGCGTCACCGAGATCGCGTCGGAGGTCGGACTCGCAAAGAGTACCGTCCACGGTCACCTGACCTCGCTTCGCCGACGGGGATACGTCGTCAAAACCGACGACGGATACCGCCTCGGGCTGGAGTTTCTGAATCACGGTAAATACGTTCAGACCTCGTACAGCCTGTACACGATCGGTCAACAGAAGGTCAAACAGCTGGCGGCAAAGACCGACGAACGGGCGTGGTGTGTCGTCGAGGAAAACGGACTGGGATATTACCTTACGGGAGCCGAGGGGGACCATCCGGTACATCCGCCAGCCCGTATCGGGCAACGCGTTCACTTACACCCGCTGGCGTCCGGGAAGGCGATTCTCGCGCACTTACCGGAGTCACGCGTCGACGAAATCGTCGATCAGCACGGCCTGCCGGAGATCACATCGAACACGATCACCGACGAGGACGAGCTGTTCGCGGAGTTAGAGCGGACAAGAGAGCGTGGCTACGCCGTCAACAACATGGAGTCCCTATCCGGATTGTACGCGATCGGCGCGCCGGTCGTCGACGAGACCGGCGTCGTCAGGGGTGCACTATCGATTTCCGGACCCAAAAACCGACTGAAAGCCGAGAACAAGCAACACCGGTTCGTCGATCTCTTGCTCGGCGCGACGAACGAACTCGAGATCAACATTCGCAACCACCGTTCGATGTAG
- a CDS encoding HVO_0416 family zinc finger protein — MASAPDGADDVFDQFLTDRGHDVERVGWEREYNKKQCPECGGLHDTTATSCAVCGWEPRG; from the coding sequence ATGGCATCCGCACCCGACGGTGCCGACGACGTGTTTGACCAGTTCCTGACCGACCGCGGCCACGACGTCGAACGAGTAGGTTGGGAACGGGAGTATAACAAGAAACAGTGTCCGGAGTGTGGCGGACTCCACGATACAACCGCGACGTCGTGTGCCGTCTGCGGGTGGGAGCCTCGAGGCTGA
- a CDS encoding rhomboid family intramembrane serine protease, translating into MSITPTRVAVGLALALAVGVAWYVDGRGRWRTAASDRLLYGVPWGTAVTVVVVVAFYLLVQGGLDHWDDPVTYAFVTWSYFYPEGLLTAGLAHGGPNHLLSNMTATAVFGVIAEYAWGHYPGPDRRNSEPTEESEGRADGGRDGLLVHPGFRAFVAFPAALLVVAFFTAAFSLGPGLGFSGAVYAVVGFAVVVYPLATVVGLAVTSSLSVVIDALASPVVRETVEVGPPMPPGWAGVGFQAHLLGFLVGALAAVALLSRRGRRPSFATLAFGVLVVGAVQALWLLPLGGSADEYVLYRGVGVVMVVGVTLVVAGAAAGSDRRIPRPFGGVDWIPSRRTLSIAWLAVVLVGFLLGVGGVFFVGDAIVLSIGVLVVLAAVLAVPGLTVVLPDHVIPTPVSRRHAAATVLVVVTALVALVSVPMGLTVVGDDAVPETNAMAVDDYAVTYAENTTSGQSWVIDVSEEEDAENGTVSGVIVVNDEREMWTLGVTDELLAFEGEGNVTVGGVDWRETIHVERTGWEVLGNDTVYAVDVAREGDGETTRAFTSESASAAAELDGHTVDVVPTDDGFDLEVSADGEDVGTASVPDVGESTSVGDLSFSTVESGDAARVVAATDDARVQIAERETYPSATN; encoded by the coding sequence ATGTCTATCACGCCAACTCGAGTCGCAGTCGGTCTCGCCCTCGCTCTCGCAGTCGGCGTCGCGTGGTACGTCGACGGGCGCGGGCGGTGGCGAACGGCCGCTTCGGACCGGTTGCTCTACGGCGTACCGTGGGGAACCGCCGTCACCGTCGTGGTGGTCGTTGCTTTCTACCTGTTGGTCCAGGGCGGACTGGATCACTGGGACGACCCCGTCACGTACGCGTTCGTCACGTGGTCGTACTTCTATCCGGAGGGGCTTCTCACGGCGGGGCTCGCTCACGGTGGCCCGAATCACCTGCTCTCGAATATGACCGCGACGGCTGTCTTCGGGGTGATCGCCGAGTACGCCTGGGGTCATTATCCCGGGCCGGACCGACGGAACAGCGAACCGACCGAAGAATCCGAGGGTCGGGCCGACGGCGGACGGGACGGCTTGCTAGTGCATCCTGGGTTCCGAGCGTTCGTGGCGTTTCCGGCGGCGTTGCTCGTGGTCGCGTTCTTCACGGCTGCGTTCTCGCTCGGACCGGGGCTCGGCTTTTCGGGAGCCGTCTACGCCGTCGTCGGGTTCGCGGTCGTCGTCTATCCGCTCGCGACAGTCGTCGGTCTCGCGGTTACCTCGAGCCTGTCGGTGGTGATCGACGCGCTCGCCAGCCCCGTCGTCCGCGAGACCGTCGAGGTGGGGCCGCCGATGCCGCCGGGGTGGGCCGGCGTCGGCTTTCAGGCGCACTTGCTCGGGTTTCTCGTCGGCGCGCTCGCCGCCGTCGCGTTGCTGTCGCGTCGCGGGCGTCGCCCGTCGTTCGCGACGCTCGCGTTCGGCGTGCTCGTCGTCGGCGCTGTCCAGGCGCTGTGGCTGTTGCCCCTGGGCGGTAGCGCCGACGAGTACGTCCTCTATCGAGGCGTCGGCGTCGTGATGGTCGTCGGGGTGACGCTGGTAGTTGCGGGAGCCGCCGCGGGTAGCGATCGGCGGATTCCACGACCGTTCGGAGGGGTCGACTGGATACCCTCGAGGCGAACGCTGTCGATCGCCTGGCTCGCGGTGGTCCTCGTCGGCTTCCTGCTCGGCGTCGGTGGTGTCTTCTTCGTCGGTGACGCGATCGTGCTGTCGATCGGCGTGTTGGTGGTCCTCGCAGCGGTACTCGCCGTGCCCGGACTCACGGTGGTGCTTCCGGATCACGTCATTCCGACGCCGGTCTCGCGGCGACACGCCGCAGCTACCGTTCTCGTGGTAGTCACTGCTCTCGTCGCGCTCGTGAGCGTCCCGATGGGGTTGACCGTCGTCGGGGACGACGCGGTGCCGGAGACGAACGCGATGGCCGTCGACGACTACGCGGTGACCTACGCCGAGAACACGACCAGCGGACAGAGCTGGGTCATCGACGTCAGCGAAGAGGAAGACGCCGAGAACGGCACCGTAAGCGGCGTCATCGTCGTCAACGACGAACGCGAGATGTGGACCCTTGGTGTCACCGATGAGTTGCTCGCGTTCGAAGGCGAGGGCAACGTCACGGTGGGTGGCGTCGACTGGCGAGAGACGATCCACGTCGAACGTACCGGCTGGGAGGTCCTCGGCAACGACACGGTTTACGCGGTCGACGTAGCGCGAGAGGGTGACGGAGAAACGACCCGGGCGTTTACCTCCGAGTCGGCCAGTGCAGCGGCGGAACTCGACGGTCACACCGTCGACGTCGTCCCGACCGACGACGGGTTCGACCTCGAGGTCAGTGCCGACGGCGAGGACGTCGGCACCGCGTCGGTGCCGGACGTCGGCGAGTCGACGAGCGTGGGTGACCTCTCGTTCTCGACGGTCGAGTCGGGCGACGCAGCACGCGTCGTGGCAGCGACCGACGACGCACGCGTCCAGATCGCCGAACGAGAGACGTACCCGAGCGCGACGAACTAG
- a CDS encoding DUF7563 family protein, with protein MPECQNCGAFVTEAYARVFTPRDVENPRVCPDCEDKIRDGADVRTARSPRDN; from the coding sequence ATGCCGGAATGTCAGAACTGTGGTGCTTTTGTAACGGAAGCGTACGCTCGCGTGTTTACGCCTCGAGACGTCGAGAACCCGCGCGTGTGTCCCGACTGTGAGGACAAGATCCGCGACGGTGCAGACGTCAGAACGGCGCGCTCGCCGCGGGACAACTAA
- a CDS encoding UvrD-helicase domain-containing protein → MATTETEITRLFGGPGSGKTTALLDHVEEILEDDEVSFRDVLVVSYTRAAAQEVRERLAERLEVSPRALQGNVCTMHAKAYELLDLSRGDVIDESDKEEFCEEYGLEYEDEYSGAGRRTARSTTIGNKIIATSQWLQRTNRDVADWYDVPFQWNEEEVRLPPEIDPNAQEGNKYTPTWPSDDDRIDVPEAIRAWRSYKGQEGKIGFADMLERVKQRSLVPNVDYLVIDEFQDITTLQYGVYQEWKPHVDRVLIAGDDDQVVYSWQGADPALLLDEEVDEDVILPNSYRLPSNVLHAVNQEIRHIDKRQDKDLKPRKEGGSVEAYAGPSMLDLVRMVRRTLVEDEGEGTIMLLFRARYQMFQFVDEFITEGVPFTALTDQRMWTDRLTQYVRAVEAIDAGEDVDGLQARRLADMLMDSAFGTNDRDDLFDEIDERQEDAGVDDLEDLTIPADVIEEYAPFMPGPASASDMVRKVTNFQKKSVQAYFAIGEYQRMDTDRVRIGTIHSAKGREADHVFVATDLTEKVVEQMAATVEDPKAVPGCEEFTKSTNPVPILTDNERRVFYVGMSRARERLVLLENLVDGAPTLPVDVLLYNRLTDDDLEELVEQAQQPVEDELEAEAP, encoded by the coding sequence ATGGCTACCACGGAGACGGAGATAACCCGGCTGTTCGGGGGTCCGGGAAGCGGGAAGACGACAGCGTTGCTCGACCACGTCGAAGAGATTCTCGAGGACGACGAGGTGAGCTTTCGGGACGTGCTCGTCGTCTCCTACACGCGCGCTGCCGCCCAGGAGGTCCGCGAACGACTCGCCGAACGCCTCGAGGTGAGTCCGCGGGCGTTACAGGGGAACGTCTGTACGATGCACGCGAAAGCCTACGAGCTGTTGGATCTCTCCCGTGGTGACGTTATCGACGAATCCGACAAAGAGGAGTTCTGCGAGGAGTACGGCCTCGAGTACGAAGACGAGTACAGCGGAGCCGGCCGACGAACGGCGCGGTCGACGACAATCGGCAACAAGATCATCGCGACGAGCCAGTGGCTCCAGCGGACCAACCGCGACGTCGCGGACTGGTACGACGTCCCCTTCCAGTGGAACGAAGAGGAGGTCCGTCTCCCCCCCGAGATCGATCCGAACGCCCAGGAAGGGAACAAGTACACGCCGACCTGGCCGAGCGACGACGATCGGATCGACGTCCCGGAAGCGATCCGTGCCTGGCGCTCCTACAAGGGCCAGGAGGGCAAGATCGGCTTCGCGGACATGTTAGAGCGGGTCAAACAGCGCTCGCTCGTTCCGAACGTCGACTACCTCGTCATCGACGAGTTCCAGGACATCACGACGCTGCAGTACGGTGTCTACCAGGAGTGGAAACCCCACGTCGACCGGGTGTTGATCGCCGGCGACGACGACCAGGTCGTCTACTCCTGGCAGGGGGCTGACCCCGCACTCTTGCTCGACGAAGAGGTCGACGAGGACGTCATTCTGCCAAACTCCTATCGACTCCCCTCGAACGTATTACACGCGGTCAACCAGGAGATTCGCCACATCGACAAACGACAGGACAAAGACCTCAAACCACGCAAGGAGGGCGGTTCGGTCGAGGCCTACGCCGGCCCGTCGATGCTCGATCTCGTTCGGATGGTCCGTCGAACCCTCGTCGAGGACGAGGGCGAGGGCACCATCATGTTGCTGTTTCGGGCCCGCTACCAGATGTTCCAGTTCGTCGACGAGTTCATCACCGAGGGGGTTCCCTTTACCGCGTTGACCGATCAGCGGATGTGGACCGACCGGCTCACACAGTACGTCCGCGCCGTTGAGGCGATCGACGCCGGTGAGGACGTCGACGGGCTGCAGGCCCGCCGACTTGCGGACATGCTGATGGACTCGGCGTTCGGCACCAACGATCGCGACGACCTGTTCGACGAGATCGACGAACGACAGGAAGACGCCGGCGTCGACGACCTCGAGGACCTGACGATTCCGGCAGACGTCATCGAGGAGTACGCGCCGTTTATGCCCGGTCCCGCCTCGGCCTCCGACATGGTCCGGAAGGTAACGAACTTCCAGAAAAAGTCGGTGCAGGCGTACTTCGCCATCGGCGAGTACCAGAGGATGGACACCGATCGCGTCCGCATCGGCACGATCCACTCCGCGAAGGGCCGCGAGGCCGACCACGTCTTCGTCGCGACCGACCTCACCGAGAAGGTCGTCGAACAGATGGCCGCCACGGTCGAAGATCCCAAAGCCGTTCCCGGCTGTGAGGAGTTCACCAAGTCGACCAACCCCGTGCCGATTCTCACCGACAACGAACGGCGCGTCTTCTACGTCGGCATGTCCCGTGCCCGCGAACGGCTCGTCTTACTCGAGAACCTCGTCGACGGCGCACCGACGCTGCCGGTCGACGTCCTGTTGTACAACCGTCTGACCGACGACGACCTGGAGGAACTCGTCGAGCAGGCCCAACAGCCAGTCGAGGACGAACTCGAAGCCGAAGCGCCGTGA
- a CDS encoding phosphatase PAP2 family protein: MIDEWAPEYYRVLLQVIVVVAIMLVVAIVLVVGRDRLARARAEWLGRLRSIAPIVAVLAAVLLFNSAARQIGYDLSWLIGWGLTDSIHDLEGEFVLWVQSYATPQATAYFSFVYVYGYVFLLVFPLVAYFALSRMRPLRELLTAYTLNYVLGLVCYVLVIAYGPRNVMPVEALLYETYPQYQHLTRQVNRNTNVFPSLHTSLAATAALLAYRTRDVYPSWYYLAVALAASVTVSTVYLGIHWAVDVVAGLALAVVSVALSVRLVENWSVSELVESISSRTQRLSRHRR, from the coding sequence ATGATAGACGAATGGGCTCCCGAGTACTATCGCGTCCTCCTCCAGGTGATCGTCGTCGTTGCGATCATGCTCGTCGTCGCGATCGTGCTCGTCGTCGGCCGCGACAGGCTCGCGAGAGCTCGTGCGGAGTGGCTGGGACGGCTCCGGTCCATCGCTCCGATCGTTGCCGTCCTCGCCGCCGTCTTGCTTTTCAACAGCGCCGCCAGACAGATCGGGTACGACCTCTCGTGGCTAATCGGCTGGGGGCTGACCGATTCGATCCACGACCTCGAGGGAGAGTTCGTTCTCTGGGTACAGTCGTACGCGACGCCGCAAGCGACGGCGTATTTCTCGTTCGTCTACGTCTACGGCTACGTCTTCTTGCTCGTGTTCCCGCTCGTCGCGTACTTCGCGCTGTCGAGGATGCGACCACTCCGGGAGCTTCTGACCGCGTACACGCTCAACTACGTACTCGGGCTGGTCTGTTACGTCCTGGTGATCGCCTACGGACCACGGAACGTGATGCCGGTCGAGGCCCTGTTGTACGAGACGTACCCGCAGTATCAGCATCTCACCCGGCAGGTCAACCGCAACACCAACGTCTTCCCCTCGTTACATACGTCGCTTGCGGCCACAGCCGCCTTGCTCGCCTACCGGACGCGGGACGTCTATCCGTCGTGGTACTATCTCGCGGTCGCGCTGGCAGCGAGCGTCACTGTCTCGACGGTCTACCTCGGTATCCACTGGGCGGTCGACGTCGTCGCCGGACTCGCCCTCGCGGTCGTAAGCGTCGCACTCTCGGTACGACTCGTCGAGAACTGGTCGGTCTCGGAGCTGGTGGAGTCGATATCGAGTCGGACACAGCGACTCTCCAGGCACCGTCGGTGA